The proteins below come from a single Aegilops tauschii subsp. strangulata cultivar AL8/78 chromosome 6, Aet v6.0, whole genome shotgun sequence genomic window:
- the LOC109745220 gene encoding histone H2A.1: protein MAGRKGGDRKKAVTRSVKAGLQFPVGRIGRYLKKGRYAQRVGSGAPVYLAAVLEYLAAEVLELAGNAAKDNKKTRIIPRHLLLAVRNDQELGRLLAGVTIAHGGVIPNINSVLLPKKSPAAAEKEAKSPKKKTATKSPKKKVAAKE from the exons ATGGCCGGAAGGAAGGGCGGCGACAGGAAGAAGGCGGTGACCAGGTCCGTGAAGGCCGGGCTCCAGTTCCCCGTCGGCCGCATCGGGCGCTACCTCAAGAAGGGCCGCTACGCCCAGCGCGTCGGCTCCGGCGCCCCCGTCTACCTCGCCGCCGTCCTCGAGTACCTCGCCGCCGAG GTCCTGGAGCTTGCCGGCAACGCGGCCAAGGACAACAAGAAGACCCGCATCATCCCGCGCCACCTGCTGCTCGCCGTCCGCAACGACCAGGAGCTCGGCAGGCTGCTCGCCGGCGTCACCATCGCCCACGGCGGCGTGATCCCCAACATCAACTCCGtgctgctccccaagaagtcCCCCGCcgcggccgagaaggaggccaagtcacccaagaagaagacggccaccaAGTCCCCCAAGAAGAAGGTCGCCGCCAAGGAGTAG
- the LOC109745210 gene encoding histone H2B.2: MAPKAAEKKTAPATAEKTTAGKKPKAEKRAPATKEAGGEGKTRGRKKGSKAKKGVETYKIYIFKVLKQVHPDVGISSKAMSIMNSFINDIFEKLAGESAKLARYNKKPTITSREIQTSVRLVLPGELAKHAVSEGTKAVTKFTSS, encoded by the coding sequence ATGGCACCCAAGGCGGCAGAGAAGAAGACGGCGCCGGCCACGGCAGAGAAGACGACGGCGGGGAAGAAGCCCAAGGCGGAGAAGCGGGCGCCGGCGACCAAGGAGGCCGGCGGCGAGGGCAAGACGAGGGGCCGGAAGAAGGGCAGCAAGGCCAAGAAGGGCGTGGAGACGTACAAGATCTACATCTTCAAGGTGCTCAAGCAGGTGCACCCGGACGTCGGCATCTCCTCCAAGGCCATGTCCATCATGAACTCCTTCATCAACGACATCTTCGAGAAGCTCGCCGGGGAGTCAGCCAAGCTGGCGAGGTACAACAAGAAGCCCACCATCACGTCCCGGGAGATCCAGACCTCTGTCCGCCTCGTCCTCCCCGGGGAGCTCGCCAAGCATGCCGTCTCCGAGGGCACCAAGGCCGTCACCAAGTTCACATCATCCTAG
- the LOC109745211 gene encoding histone H2A.1: MAGRKGGDRKKAVTRSVKAGLQFPVGRIGRYLKKGRYAQRVGSGAPVYLAAVLEYLAAEVLELAGNAAKDNKKTRIIPRHLLLAVRNDQELGRLLAGVTIAHGGVIPNINSVLLPKKSPAAAEKEAKSPKKKTTAKSPKKKVAAKE; the protein is encoded by the exons ATGGCCGGAAGGAAGGGCGGCGACAGGAAGAAGGCGGTGACCCGCTCCGTCAAGGCCGGGCTCCAGTTCCCCGTCGGCCGCATCGGGCGTTACCTCAAGAAGGGCCGCTACGCCCAGCGCGTCGGCTCCGGCGCCCCCGTTTACCTCGCCGCAGTCCTCGAGTACCTCGCCGCGGAG GTCCTGGAGCTTGCCGGCAACGCGGCCAAGGACAACAAGAAGACCCGCATCATCCCGCGCCACCTGCTGCTCGCCGTCCGCAACGACCAGGAGCTCGGCAGGCTGCTCGCCGGCGTCACCATCGCCCACGGCGGCGTGATCCCCAACATCAACTCCGtgctgctccccaagaagtcccccgccgccgccgagaaggaggccaagtCGCCCAAGAAGAAGACCACCGCCAAGTCCCCCAAGAAGAAGGTCGCCGCCAAGGAGTAG